Genomic segment of Macaca nemestrina isolate mMacNem1 chromosome 3, mMacNem.hap1, whole genome shotgun sequence:
ggccggatctcagctcactgcaagctccgcctcccgggtttacgccattctcctgcctcagcctcccaagtagctgggactacaggcgcccgccacctcgcccggctagttttttgtattttttagtagagacggggtttcaccgtgttagccaggatggtctcgatctcctgacctcgtgatccgcccgcctcggcctcccaaagtgctgggattacaggcttgagccaccgcgcccggcccctctcttacttttttctttgagcCGCCTCCCCGCTTTCAGTCCACCTCAGGGCTTTCAGATTCTGtctgcttttctcttcctcctcacaGTTGTCCCTAATCTTAATCGATTTTCCATCCTCTACCAATCCTATCTCCTTTCCTGTCTGCACCCTTTTTTAATCTCATAAAACTGCCAAATTAGTTTAAACTGGGATTGAGGAAAGACCGAGACCAGGCATTGTGCTTCCATCTGGGCGTGTGTCCGGTGTGTGGATCCCAGGCCTGGTCTCAGATTACCTGAGTCACCTGGGGCTGGTCCCTTGATCCCCCTCTTCACCCTGTAGTGGTCACATGAAAACAAGGACAATCAACCTCAATTGGACTGCAGTGGCAAGATTgtagctcactgtatcctcaaactcctgacctcaagcaatcttcctgcctgggcctccgtGCTACTCAGGTTGCTGTCTTGAGCCATTGAGCTCAACctggaaaaatttttttaaaacaggatttGGTGTGGCACTGAACTCAAGATATTCCAAGAATGGTTTGTGTTTCTCATACTTCTGTTGACTGTTTAATGGTAGATATGCTGATTATGCAGAACAGTTCAGACATAATTAGATGTAATTAGGGCAAACCAGCATGAGGCCCCTTATGAGAAATCCAAATCTGTGATTGTTATACAACATACAAAAGAACTTTCTCATATACGAGTCAGAGTAAAGAATAAAACGCATAGGTATATGTGTAGGATATGTATATGCCACTATAATaccattatacacacacacacacacacacacacacatacatatatatatatattttaagatggagtctccctctgtcaccaggctggagtgcagttgtgcgatctcagctcactccaacctccgcctcccaggttcacacgattctcctgcctctggctcccgagtagctgggactacaggcacacgccaccaagcccagctaatttttgtatttctagtagagacagggtttcaccatgttggccagatggtctcgatctcttgaactttgtgatctgcctgcctcggcctcccaaaatgctgggattacaggcgtgagccaccatgctgggccaataaaattttaagtaaatataaaaacatatttatattttattttttgtagagatggttgtccagtctggtctggaactcctgacctcaagcgatcctcctgctttgacctcccagactgctgggattatagccatgctGCCAGCCATGTGTAGGGTATGTATATGTTCATATAatactataaaattttaattacatttgtaagatatgtaattatatgtatttCTGTATAATATGTTCATATAAATATGCTAATACAAGAACATATTGAAgtataatcaaatatatataattttagatgTATATTGAAATAtctttctaaaaacacaaaactgatggttgaaaaataaaatgcatgaacTCCCCAGGGTTCCTTCTTATGTGGCTACTTTCCCCAGCTTAGGTCCAGCCAAAGGCTGCACACCCTTTACTGAGTGCAGCTCACCTGTGTCTCCTGGTGCAATCCTCACTCAGATATTCTGCTGCAAGCAGAGGGTTAGTGTAGGGTGCGGAGCCTACCTGTATTCACTTGTCAGCAGTTCACTGGGGATTGTCAGTTTTTTCCATCCTTGCAGAGCTGATGTTTCTTCCTCGATCCAGGTCAGAAGACACAACACAGTCCCTATTTCTTGTTCACCAAAATGGTGACCTCAGAATGAATTCAGTCTTATACCTTGTAGGGAGTTTTTTCCTTATGCAGTCAGCATAGGGGAAGTGACAGGTCCCAGAGGGCAATTCTGTCTTGTTCTCTGATTGCTCCTCCAGGGTCCTGGGTTGGTAAAGGGGACAGGGGTAGGGACCTGCAGAATGGTCATGAAGGGGTGGGAGCTGCGGAAGTAACACATCATGCACTGAGTAGAGCATAAGGGCAATTGCTgggtgtcgctctgtcaccctgtagtgcagtgatgcagtcatggttcactgtaacctggaactcctgggctcaagcaatcctgcagcctcaaccttccaaatagctaggactgcaggcacatatcaccatgcccagctaatttttaaaaattattctttttgtagaaatggtgtctcactatgtagGCCAGGCTAGTTGGGAACTCCTGGCCTTATCCTCCTTTCTTGaactcccaaagtcctgggattacagccatggctcccagccagttttttgttattcataataagCCCCTTTGGATCAACTGgatttatgctaatgaggtggGTTGGGTTGGGGCCCGGGGTAGCCTCAGGATAGGGCTGCTCAACAGAAGACCAAGTGATTAGAACTTTCAGTAGGATGGTGGGGGGTACCTGGAAAATAAACTTTATACAAACTCTTGAAGAATGTAATATGAGGAGCTTTGAGATTTGTGAACACTTTGAGGTGCGGGGAGGGTGGAACACCCAAGGAGGGAATGaaactatatttaaatattaaatgtgataCCTATACTGCACTTAcacttttaaaatcattcttttaGTGATTTAAGATATAGATAAAATGATATGATATATGAATACTGCATTAAAATGATTTGGGGAAAGTAGAAAGAGGCTGAGTGCCTGTGAGAGCTTAATGTACTGCAATTTAGAGTCTGTAGGCCTTTCTTGAAGGTGGCCCCATTAAAGATGGGTGGATTTGGAAGTAACAGCATAAGTGACCTTAAGCAAAATTTATAAATGATGAATATGTTTCCTTCAGAATCCAAACAGGGTTAAAGATACTGGGCTTGTTTTCACATTGTGGGCATTGAGAGGTTTAATAGCTGTTTCTCCATAGTATCAGAGATGGAGTTGCTTTCAGTTTACCAAATAATTTTCAGGCAATTAATCAAATGAGGGGCTTGCACTGTGTGGGGGTAATGACCCATTCCCTTTGTGTAAACTCCTTTGTGAGTATTTTCATGGCTTGAATGAGTGTTTCAAATGGATCACCATGGAGGAGAATGTCACCCATTTAAATCATACCTGCTGTTCTGGAAGAAGTTGAATGAAGTTGAAATCTTCCCTACAAGGTTTGTGTGCAAAGGCAAGACTGCTGAGGTGCCCAAGATTGGTGGGTAGAGATGCATAAAATTCCTTTGAGGTAAAGGGAAAGCATGGCCAGGAAGCTGTCGAAATaggcctgaaaaaaaaaaaaattagccaaatccTTAGTAGCCAGATATTTACCACTTGCTGATTGGACGGAGTAAGTCATGTCAGTAACATTGGGAGAGATCATCCCATTACAGCCGTCATCAATTTCACTCTGAGATGTCATACTTCTTTCAAAGTCTAAGAACACACAAAATTGGGGTTGAACGCAGAAACAGTGAGATAATCACTCCTAGGTCTTGTATCATGGGTTTCAATTCTTGAATATCCTATTTTAACTAATATTTAGCTATATTATCTCTTTTTCACTGGGGTCAGGAATATCCTTTGGATACCATTTTGTAAAGCTAGTTTGAAAATTCGAAAGAATTTAATTGCATTTATGACTTAtcctatctctttttttctctttgatatgTCATCCCAGTGTGTGCTCTGACTATGGAAAATTTAGGGAAACCAGTGATTCTCATAGTTAAAGGATACTTCTTCTACCTCCGTTTTATGTGCGGTAACATCACTAAGTGTTCATCATTTAAAATCAGAGGGATCCCTGGTTAACTAATTAGAGGCAAAGGATTACATCTATGAAAGTTTTCCAACTGATGCATTGTAACAGATGCTGAGGTTCAATCATCCAagttacagagaaagaaaagtcaacCAGCACCATTAAATCTTCTGTGTTGTGCAGATTCTTTTGGTAAATTTTGCATATTCAACTGGAAATTGCAAATTAGGAACTTCtgttccagttttttttttttttttggtcctctCCTTGAATCTGTAATTTggttttatctttctctttattcccCATTTCTCTGACTTtcatgtccattttttttttattctgtttttgtagaCATGCAATACACCTTACGggtttttccttttaatgtgATTATGCTTTGACAATACATAATAaccatttaaagtgattattgtcTATGACAATACTGATTGTaacaccttgtgaagaaggttcAATAGAGAAATAAGACATAAACTTTTCTGTAAACGTATTAGTGAAAGTATACACAcaggatttgttttttaaattacaaaagacACAGCAGAATGTCTGGACTGAGATGCATGACTCAGGGAGACATTAAAAGGGATCTGAGTCCATATTCCTGTTCTTAAATACCAAAATGTTATCTAAATTACTGACCTAGGTCAGAGAAATCTCTCAAAGGGCCTCAACCGAACGCAGTAAAAGCAGCACAAAGCAGCTGAGCTGAAAGTTCAGGCTTGTCATGGGGCACAGAGCCAGTGACAAAGCAAAGCTAAAACAGCAATTCCCTGATGGCAGCAGCCAACATCTGGACAATCCTGCTCACAATGGCCATTGCAGGGGTCAGTCTGCATACACTTTGGTTCAGTATTGAGACTGCTAATGCCAATGCCACACACTCCAAGTCCGTGTGAAATGGATTCTTACTCCTGTAATGAGGTTTGTGGGGGAGAGCAGGGTGTCTACGCAGTTGGTCCAAAAGTGActtgagagagcagggaagggagaCTGGTTTGGGGCTGTGATGGTGGTCATGGGTGGGGCTGCTGAAAAGGTCCTGCACTACCAGGGACTTGCTAGGTCTGAACCTCCCACCTGCACCAACAGAGGGAGCACCCAGGGCTTTGTCATCAGCTTGTCCAGGGAGGGCAGACGGGAAGAGAGAAGAGTGAATCCCCCCAAAAATACCAGCAGTCAAACATAAACATGGAATCAGAAGCTTTATTACAAATGCCCTCCAAGAACACAGGAAGAAAAGATAGCCACATGCAAAGGGTGCTCTAAGTAATTCCTCACTGGCCTATGACAATATGATTGTAACAGCTTGTGAAGAAGGTGCAATAGAGAAATAAGGCATAAGCTTTTCTGTAAACGTATCAGTGAAAGTGTACACATAggatctgtttgtttttgtttttgttttttttgagacagagtctcgccctgtcgcccaggctggagtgcagtggcacgatctccgctcactgcaagctccgctgcctcccgggttcacaccattctcctgcctcagcctcctgagaagctgggactacaggtggctgccaccacacctggctaattttttttgtattttttgtagagacggggtttcaccgtgttcgccaggatggtctcgatctcctgacctcgtgatctgcccgcctcggcctcccaaagtgctgggattacaggcgtaagccaccacgcccggcctatatgatctggtttttaaattataaaatgaaacctCTCCCAACTCATAGTCCAGAAAAACACCAATTTGCAGGACTTCTGTATTCCTTGTACTGCGTGGACTACAGAATGGCTGAATTTGCCAGCACCCAATCTGTGGAGTTGGTGATGTAAGACCATCTCTGGGAAATGTTTCTTTACGCCCACCAAGGGAGCATGCACCTGTGCCTCTCACTTCTACTTGCCAAAAGTGTCTCCCAGCATCAAAGCCGTCACAGCTCCAGACAGCTGGGTAAAAAGTAAATGATTGAGGATTATCAGTAAAGTGTGGCTTCCTCATCCTAAATAATCacactttttctctctcttgagaTAGTAAGACTACGGTGGGCTGTTTCTGGATCTAGCATCAAATCTTCTTGAAATGTGCTCATAATTCTTTGCAGGCCAAAATAATGTGGAGAGAGACTCAAACTCTCCTTCTTTGATTCATATGAGAAGACTGCAGGGGTTTTCAGGTTTTCATATGTGTTGTAGATGTTCTCAATACCTGTCAGCACATCCAGGTCTGCTTGAAAACACTTCTCCGTTACTTCATTTAAGAGATTCTGTAGTGTGGATAAGTGGTCTGaaatttgtctttggttttcagtgagtttttCTTTAGCATCCTTCTCTTCAGTAAGTAATCTTGCATGAATTGCAGCTTGTTCCTTTACCAAGAAagacttaatttctttaaattcagATTGTAATTCCTTCCATGTTACCGTCTTCCTTTTCACATTAAGAGATCTCAAAATTGGGACTTCACAACGCATCTTGGCatgttcaatttctttctttagtGGCTTAATGTAGCTTTTGAGCTTTCTCCCATTTCTTGCTGCAGCTTGCTCAGTGGGCATCAGGCAGTGATATTGGTGGTCAGAGGAGACCCTGTGCTGGGGACCCAATAGCTCCAGGTCCTTCTCACAGAACAGGGCCAGACGCTGACTGTGCTTCCCACACAGGCGCTCCTCTTCCTGCCATTTCCTCTTGCTTCTCATGGTGAGAAGCTGCTGAACCACATCAGTCATGTGGCTCCACTGGGTGTTGCTCCTGAGGTTCTCAGGGCAGTGGTAGAGGCAGTCAGGACAGGGGAGGACATCCTGCAGGTCTTCCCAGCACTGGTGGATGCAGGAGTGACAGAAGTTGTGCCCACAGTGAGTGGTGACTGGGTCCTTCATGTAATCCAGGCAGATGGGGCAGCTGGCCTCTGCTTGGAGCTCAGCCAGAGAGGCTGCAAAGGCCATGGTGTGGGGAGGGATCTGTGTGGGGAGACTCCCTTCAGAAGGTGTGAtcctccaggaaggagggaaAGTGAGAAGCTGGTGCCTCCTCAGCGTTCTGTCTCCTGCAAGCACTTCACAAGCCTGTGTCTGCTTCTTTCCCTTTGGCTCTAGAAGCAGCTCCGGGGGTGGGGAGGTCACAGGGCACTGGCTGATCCCTTGGCACCAGTTCTTCCTTTAGTAAAATCCAAGCTGGGCTCTTTCGTTGTCTTTCTCAGCAAGGGCCACAATTACAAGAGGCGATGGAAACTAATGACCACATAAAATACTCCAGACAGACTCTCAACAGAACAATAAAACAGTTTTCTTCAgcttcaaaaggagaaaaaagaatagatatATTAAAGCACTGAAGAGCATGTATATCAATGAAAATAACTACCTaataattttccttatttctaCATAAACACTTCTAAAGATAAAGTCCACTGGGATAGAAATTTCAGAAGTATTCACTAGTTATGATTTCTGATAATGATATTACGAGCTTAATATTTGAAGGAAGCTCTATATTTCAGACATTCATAGTGCAGTATTTACCTATAAGATTATATGTGATCCTGGGTTTGCTTCAAACTATTGCAAAGTATAGGGATTGGGAAATAAATTTATAAGTGGATACACAGTGTTTGTTGCACTAATTTTGCTACTATTTTATATACTTTAGATGCTCTCCAGTAGAAAACGTTATTGAAAAGACTGATAGCCTGGACAAAATGGCGACACTCCAtgtctatgaaaaaaatacaacaattagccaggcatagtggcacacacctgtagtccaagctactaggTAAGCTCTGGTAGGAGGAACAATTGAGCctgtgaggttgaggctgcagtgagcgggtagtgtgccactggactctagccttggcaacagagcatgatcctgtctcaaataaaataaaataaaaagtgaagtcTTATTGTCTCTGTGTCATTGTCTCCAAGCCAGACCAGCTTCTCTCTTACTCTCATTTCTGAACCTTATCTTTCACTTCTGCTACATCTAGAAACTCTAAAATCCCTTgtgggtggctcacgcttgtaatcccagaactttttggcaggccgaggtgggcagatcacctgaggtcagaagtttgagaccagcctggccaacatggtgaaaccccgtctctactaaaaaacaaaaattagctaggcgtggtggtgggcgcctgtaatcccagctacttgggaggctgaggcaggaggatcacttgaacctggaagcagaagttgcagtgagctgagaggcTGCCATTgtgctacagcctgggcaacaagagtgaaactgcatcttgatacatacatacatacataaaaataaataaatacataaaatcccctgtgtcttcctctttcttcttcacaCTTCACACAAATCTCTCCCACATTCTTTTTTTACTCCAACTCCATCTGGCTTCCAGGACTGACTTCTCTATGACCACACAAATCTCCCAAGTTCAGATGAACTAAAGTAGTGGCAAGAACAAGGTCAGGCATTATGGCTTCGTGTTCTAATATTTTGGGGTCGCTGACCACAAGCACAACAGGCCCTTCCTCCTCGCTCTCAACTACTGCATCATCCTCTGACCTCACCTACATTATCCACTCCACTGGCTAGGTCTCTGCAAAGTGAATTTCCCAAGCACTTCCTCAGTATAGCCTCCTATTCCACCCTGGTGTGTTGGGAGTGTCGCCATTTTGTCCAGGGTGTCCAATGTAGCCTCCTATTCCATCCATTTTCGTCCTCATGGACTGTGAGGAGAAGTCCTCACAGGATCGCTCCAAGCGCAGCTTGAGCCTCCGAGGTCTCCCCCAACGCATAACCTGGCCCAAGGCGCCTGCCCCTTCCCTGAGTCCCCGCTCACCTGTACTTGTGGTCCGAGGGGCGCTTCCTGATGTCAAATCTCCACTTGGGTCCAGGCTCTGTGAGTATTCGGGAGCTGCCCTTAAATTTCCAGATGTGGGGGTGGTTCCCTCAGCACCACTGCCGACTAAGAATGCCTGGTCCTGTCTTTGCAGGTCAGTCGTGTCCTTCTTGGTCCAGGTCAGGACAGGAACACAGCACAGCCTCTCTCTTCACCTGAGAGTTCTGAATCTGGCGCCTTCAGAGCTTATAAGCCCGTGGATagtttcctttctgtttccttattgGACAGACTCTAGATGCAATTATTGTCTGGCCAATGACAGGCTCTGATGAACATTTCCCACCTTTTCTGATTGCATtttcagcctgggaggtggggtgAGTGAGGAGAACGTGAGGAGACTAAAAGTGGAAGATTGGATTTCCTTGTCTCTCAGTAGTCCGTTGAAACTCCTCTAACTTAATCAGTGATTTGGTCCTGGGTTAATTgaatattggaaatattttagTCTTGTTTTTCTCAGGCAGGTAGATGTAGGATTTGTTGGCTAACGTTGGCCTTTTCCTTCTCAGgcagttttaattctttttatccCTTGAAGGAAATGCTTCCAGAGTCAGTCCTTGCCTCTGTTTTCTGGATTCCCAAACTCATTCTAGCGTTTTCAGCCTCCACAGGCTCAGACATAGCAGACAAACTGCTGGTTGAGACATTTATATGCTATCTGCTCATTCTGTAGGTGGGGGTTTCGTAGGGGTGTGGAGAGTGGAGGGGCTATGTAGGGGTGTGGAGAGTGGAGGGGCTATGTCTGGGCAGTGCCGGGCAGCTGTAGAGTAGGCTTTCCTAGGTGGATGATTCAGACGTTTCCTGTGCGGTACCTGGGCTATAGTTAAAAGAAATCTCCCTGGTGACTCTGGCAGTTTGTGAGATCCTTGGCAATGTCATGCATAGCACATGGTTTCAGCTACTACCCGTGTGGGGACAGTATCCAAGTCAGACCCCATCTCAGGATCTTTATATTAATATACACAGTGTCTGCCTGTCATCCCATTCACTGACAGATATTTGCTCACATATTCTTCGAGTGCTAGCTGTCTATGGACTCTGACAGGAAGTGTGGCACACAGGGGTAATGGTACCCTCCTCAGCGGCAGGAAGCTGCAGTGCGGAAGAGAGAAAAGCAATGCAATGATGGCATGGCCTCCTCTTCATGAGGACTCAGTTTACTAAAAGGAGAGAATACGAATATTCTTTTGTCAGGAGCACAAACACATATACTGCAGAAGGatttgatggaaatattttatttttttatttatttatttattttttttttttgagacggagtctcgctgtgtctcccaggctggagtgcagtggcgcgatctcggctcactgcaagctccgccccctgggttcacgccattctcccgactcagcctcccaagtagctgggactacaggcgcccgctaccacgcccggctaatttttttgtatttttagtagagacggggtttcaccgtgttagccaggatagtctcgatctcctgacctcgtgatccaccagcctcggcctcccaaagtgctgggattacaggcttgagccaccgcgcccggccaggaaatattttaaagagtaaaTGTGTGTGCTGTATAGGAGAGAACACCCTACTTGGCAAAATAGTTACACAGTGACTTGCTGTCATCTATTTGCCTTCCAAATGATAATTGCTCTTAATGGCTTCTTGTAAATGTTCCCAAATGGTCTAGGCATATACAACCACCCCCCCCCCCGCCGCATTTATATGAGTAGGGGTTATGTATAGAACACTCCGCCTTGTTACCTACAAATAGGAGCTACTTGCATATTCCACAGCTGCCCGTCATTCGTTTTCGTCCTATATCACTATATATACTTCAGGCTATTTTAAAATGGATTACCAAATTTAAGGAAAATCTTCTACAGGAAGTACTATAAATGAAACGGATGTGTTCTGAACCACCTGTAGGGCATCCAGTCTTCTAGGTTGTTTCCCACAATATACTTGGCCCTCTGGTTTGTTCCTAGAGAACAGCTAGTGTTACTTCATTATGAACCTTGATACATGCACTACTTCACCTAAACATTCAATGGAACCTATGCATTAGAACAGAGAGGTAGTAATAATTGCCTCCTATACAAAGCACAAGAAAGTGAGTCCTAGAATGGGTAATTCATCCGAAGTTGTTGATTCTTCTATCACTTCTCCATCCTCCCATAGCACCCTCTATACCCTTTCGTATCACCATCAAAACATGTC
This window contains:
- the LOC105466732 gene encoding putative tripartite motif-containing protein 61; amino-acid sequence: MAFAASLAELQAEASCPICLDYMKDPVTTHCGHNFCHSCIHQCWEDLQDVLPCPDCLYHCPENLRSNTQWSHMTDVVQQLLTMRSKRKWQEEERLCGKHSQRLALFCEKDLELLGPQHRVSSDHQYHCLMPTEQAAARNGRKLKSYIKPLKKEIEHAKMRCEVPILRSLNVKRKTVTWKELQSEFKEIKSFLVKEQAAIHARLLTEEKDAKEKLTENQRQISDHLSTLQNLLNEVTEKCFQADLDVLTGIENIYNTYENLKTPAVFSYESKKESLSLSPHYFGLQRIMSTFQEDLMLDPETAHRSLTISRERKSVII